One region of Microbacterium sufflavum genomic DNA includes:
- a CDS encoding AI-2E family transporter has product MSNDESPAPASHDDALPQPSDAAPAPVDAALPGPPDAGAPATTATPPRPVVIEPTTPSRSFWTRIDRPFVFGFLVTLGGLGAFVIGLALWNLSTVLIYIALALFGALGLDPAVRFLERRGLSRAIAVVITIVALIVVFGLVLWMIIPIVVDQIAEFVRSVPGMVQDFTRTDLYKTLNDQFGDQFQDLVSEVQSFLSDIGNLATIGGGALAVGASIASGISGAIVVLVLTLYFLATLPAMKQGLLRLAPARDRDRASDISEQITDSVGGYVMGMVVLAFCNATLALILYAVLGLPFPPLMAAIAFCVTLIPLVGSVLFWIIGTGLALFTNPIAALIFAAIYLVYMQIEAYVLTPRVMNRAVAVPGSLVVIGALAGGTLLGLLGALVAVPVTASILIIIKQVLVPRQDART; this is encoded by the coding sequence ATGAGCAACGACGAGTCGCCGGCCCCCGCCTCCCACGACGACGCGCTCCCGCAGCCCTCGGACGCGGCCCCGGCACCCGTTGATGCCGCGCTCCCCGGACCGCCCGACGCCGGGGCTCCCGCGACCACCGCGACCCCGCCGCGTCCGGTGGTGATCGAGCCGACCACACCCAGCCGCTCGTTCTGGACACGCATCGACCGGCCGTTCGTGTTCGGCTTCCTGGTCACCCTGGGCGGTCTCGGCGCGTTCGTGATCGGCCTCGCCCTGTGGAACCTGTCCACCGTGCTCATCTACATCGCGCTCGCCCTGTTCGGCGCGCTCGGCCTCGATCCGGCGGTGCGCTTCCTGGAACGGCGCGGCCTCTCCCGCGCCATCGCCGTCGTCATCACGATCGTCGCCCTCATCGTGGTCTTCGGTCTGGTGCTGTGGATGATCATCCCGATCGTCGTCGACCAGATCGCCGAGTTCGTCCGGTCCGTCCCCGGCATGGTCCAGGACTTCACCAGGACCGACCTCTACAAGACCCTCAACGACCAGTTCGGCGACCAGTTCCAAGACCTCGTCAGCGAGGTGCAGAGCTTCCTGTCCGACATCGGCAACCTCGCCACCATCGGCGGCGGAGCCCTCGCGGTGGGCGCCTCGATCGCCTCCGGCATCTCCGGCGCGATCGTGGTGCTGGTGCTGACGCTCTACTTCCTCGCGACGCTCCCGGCCATGAAGCAGGGTCTGCTGCGCCTGGCGCCCGCGCGCGACCGGGACCGCGCGAGCGACATCAGCGAGCAGATCACCGACTCCGTGGGCGGCTACGTGATGGGCATGGTCGTGCTGGCGTTCTGCAACGCGACCCTCGCCCTCATCCTGTACGCGGTGCTCGGCCTGCCGTTCCCGCCGCTCATGGCCGCGATCGCGTTCTGCGTGACGCTCATCCCCCTCGTCGGCTCTGTGCTCTTCTGGATCATCGGCACGGGACTCGCGCTGTTCACCAACCCGATCGCGGCGCTGATCTTCGCCGCGATCTACCTCGTCTACATGCAGATCGAGGCGTATGTGCTCACCCCGCGGGTCATGAACCGCGCCGTGGCCGTGCCCGGCTCGCTCGTGGTCATCGGGGCGCTGGCCGGCGGCACACTGCTCGGTCTGCTCGGCGCCCTGGTCGCTGTGCCCGTGACCGCGTCGATCCTCATCATCATCAAGCAGGTGCTGGTCCCCCGCCAGGACGCCCGCACCTAG
- a CDS encoding chorismate mutase: MTAVEDPKAELLRLRATIDNIDAALIFMLAERFRATQQVGHLKAEHAMPPSDPKREEQQVARLRALAEEAHLDPEFAEKWFNFVVAEVIRHHTEAAESR, translated from the coding sequence ATGACCGCCGTAGAGGATCCGAAGGCCGAGCTGCTCCGTCTGCGCGCCACCATCGACAACATCGATGCGGCGCTGATCTTCATGCTGGCCGAGCGGTTCCGCGCCACGCAGCAGGTGGGGCACCTCAAGGCCGAGCACGCGATGCCCCCGTCCGACCCGAAGCGCGAGGAGCAGCAGGTCGCCCGGCTGCGCGCGCTCGCCGAAGAGGCGCACCTCGACCCCGAGTTCGCGGAGAAGTGGTTCAACTTCGTGGTCGCCGAGGTCATCCGCCACCACACCGAGGCCGCCGAGAGCCGCTGA
- a CDS encoding long-chain-fatty-acid--CoA ligase, with translation MTDPRLSTRPWLAAYAEGVPAEIDEPTQTLPQMMAASVRRYGRRPALEFFGAVTTYRELGAQIDHAAEGLRRLGVSAGDRVALVLPNCPQHVVAFYAVLRLGAIVVEHNPLYTARELRHQFEDHGARVAIVWDKVADTIDGFPDDVRVDHVVSVDITAAMPWSKRFLLRLPLPKARESRAKLTGSPRSRHVRPWKGLLGHGRISRRVPAPALGDTALLQYTSGTTGTPKGAILSHANLRANAMQGRAWVPGLRDGEETFYAVLPLFHAYGMTLCLTFALSIGATVVLFPTFDLGLVTTAARTRPPTFLPAVPPIYDQLARAAGRGTIDLSRVRFAISGAMSLPVATVRRWEDATGGLLVEGYGMTEASPVALGNPMGPTRRPGTVGVPFPSTEIRLVDPDDPEKDVPGGERGELLIRGPQVFQGYWQRPGETAEALLPGGWLRSGDIAEVSPDGFVTIVDRRKELIITGGFNVSPSEVEDALDAHPDVVAAAVVGLPRSSGGEEVAAAVVFREGAVPDVEALRDFCRTRLTAYKVPRRIVAVDELPRSLIGKVLRREVRDRMLRDR, from the coding sequence ATGACCGACCCCCGCCTCTCGACCCGACCCTGGCTCGCCGCGTACGCGGAGGGCGTCCCCGCCGAGATCGACGAGCCGACCCAGACGCTGCCGCAGATGATGGCGGCGAGCGTCCGACGGTACGGCCGCCGTCCCGCGCTGGAGTTCTTCGGCGCGGTGACGACCTACCGCGAGCTCGGCGCGCAGATCGACCACGCGGCGGAGGGACTGCGGCGCCTCGGGGTGAGCGCCGGCGACCGGGTCGCCCTCGTGCTGCCCAACTGCCCGCAGCACGTGGTCGCGTTCTACGCCGTGCTCCGCCTGGGCGCCATCGTCGTCGAGCACAACCCGCTCTACACCGCCAGGGAACTGCGCCACCAGTTCGAGGACCACGGCGCCCGCGTCGCGATCGTGTGGGACAAGGTCGCCGACACCATCGACGGCTTCCCCGACGACGTGCGCGTCGACCACGTCGTGAGCGTCGACATCACGGCTGCGATGCCGTGGTCGAAGCGCTTCCTCCTCCGGCTGCCCCTTCCGAAGGCCAGGGAGTCGCGGGCCAAGCTCACCGGCTCTCCGCGCTCACGCCACGTGCGGCCGTGGAAGGGGCTCCTGGGTCACGGCCGCATCTCCCGCCGCGTGCCGGCGCCCGCGCTCGGCGACACCGCGCTGCTGCAGTACACGAGCGGGACGACGGGCACGCCGAAGGGGGCGATCCTCAGCCACGCCAACCTCCGCGCGAACGCGATGCAGGGTCGCGCCTGGGTGCCGGGACTGCGCGACGGCGAGGAGACGTTCTACGCCGTGCTGCCGCTGTTCCACGCCTACGGCATGACGCTGTGCCTCACGTTCGCGCTCAGCATCGGCGCGACCGTGGTCCTGTTCCCCACGTTCGATCTGGGCCTGGTGACGACGGCCGCCCGCACGCGCCCGCCCACGTTCCTCCCGGCCGTGCCGCCCATCTACGACCAGCTCGCCCGGGCGGCCGGACGCGGCACCATCGACCTGTCCCGCGTGCGCTTCGCGATCTCCGGGGCGATGAGCCTGCCCGTCGCGACCGTGCGGCGCTGGGAGGACGCGACCGGAGGACTGCTCGTGGAGGGGTACGGCATGACCGAGGCGTCTCCCGTCGCGCTCGGCAACCCCATGGGACCCACGCGACGACCGGGCACCGTCGGCGTGCCGTTCCCCAGCACCGAGATCCGGCTCGTCGACCCCGACGACCCGGAGAAGGACGTCCCCGGCGGCGAGCGCGGGGAGCTCTTGATCCGCGGTCCCCAGGTGTTCCAGGGGTACTGGCAGCGCCCCGGCGAGACGGCCGAGGCGCTGCTCCCCGGCGGTTGGCTGCGCTCGGGCGACATCGCCGAGGTCTCGCCCGACGGGTTCGTGACGATCGTGGACCGCCGCAAGGAGCTCATCATCACGGGCGGCTTCAACGTGTCGCCCAGCGAGGTGGAGGATGCGCTCGACGCCCACCCCGATGTCGTGGCGGCCGCGGTCGTGGGCCTGCCGCGGTCGAGCGGCGGTGAGGAGGTCGCGGCGGCCGTGGTGTTCCGTGAGGGTGCGGTGCCGGACGTCGAGGCGCTGCGCGACTTCTGCCGCACCCGGCTGACCGCCTACAAGGTGCCGCGCCGGATCGTCGCGGTGGATGAGCTCCCGCGGTCCCTCATCGGCAAGGTGCTGCGGCGCGAGGTGCGCGACCGGATGCTGCGGGACCGCTGA
- a CDS encoding short chain dehydrogenase, with the protein MKALVIGATGSIGGVVAATLETRGHQVIRASRSGDERVDVTDPSSIRELFARIGRLDAVVVAVGSVPFRPLSDLSRDDYLAAFTGKTLAQLDVVREALPVVADGGSITLTSGVLAREPLATGAAAAMANGALESFVLTAAAEAPRGIRINAVSPDVLANSPGYFDSFPGHRPVTDEEVGRAYVRAVEGVITGRVLPV; encoded by the coding sequence ATGAAGGCACTGGTGATCGGCGCGACCGGCAGCATCGGCGGCGTGGTGGCCGCGACCCTGGAGACCCGCGGCCACCAGGTGATCCGCGCTTCCCGCAGCGGCGATGAGCGCGTGGACGTGACCGACCCGTCGTCGATCCGGGAGCTGTTCGCGCGCATCGGACGCCTCGACGCGGTCGTGGTGGCCGTCGGCTCGGTGCCCTTCCGGCCGCTCAGCGACCTGAGCCGCGACGACTACCTCGCGGCGTTCACGGGCAAGACGCTCGCCCAGCTCGACGTGGTGCGCGAGGCCCTTCCCGTCGTCGCCGACGGCGGCTCGATCACGCTGACCAGCGGGGTGCTCGCCCGGGAGCCCCTCGCCACCGGGGCCGCCGCCGCGATGGCCAACGGCGCCCTGGAGTCGTTCGTGCTCACCGCCGCCGCCGAGGCACCGCGCGGCATCCGCATCAACGCGGTCTCCCCCGACGTGCTCGCCAACTCCCCCGGCTACTTCGACAGCTTCCCCGGCCACCGCCCCGTCACCGACGAGGAGGTGGGTCGCGCCTACGTGCGCGCCGTCGAGGGCGTGATCACCGGACGTGTGCTCCCGGTCTGA
- a CDS encoding ROK family transcriptional regulator translates to MHYPQILERPGDRARVSAPTHARAIRERNRALVLRTLMEHAAASRADLSRLTGLARPTISEVVRDLLDDGVIRESGMSQDARPGKPAVMLEFDQRAVQVIALDLSTPGRITGALATPDGRIDHRADVALDDADPATAIAALAVDLAGRASSAPLGIGIGAPSGSPALLGLGPRLADDLALPVHVFDDADLVADAELRFGAVGTDFLLVRLGGRIGTAIRVVGDDGAPVERSIGARELAHVVAGGDPGDRCLCGRDGCVHAWASTPALRRRLDEPGADRDAVLAEAGARLGTSLSVIAAAVDLPSILLSGPSDIATPAFVEATATAVRAASHPSLGPAVASSTLDDAVLRGAAARVVAAAFSPR, encoded by the coding sequence GTGCACTACCCCCAGATCCTAGAGCGCCCCGGCGACCGGGCACGAGTCTCGGCACCCACCCACGCGCGCGCCATCCGTGAACGCAACCGCGCCCTCGTGCTGCGCACCCTCATGGAGCACGCGGCGGCGAGCCGCGCCGACCTGTCCCGCCTCACCGGGCTCGCCCGGCCCACGATCTCCGAGGTCGTGCGCGACCTGCTCGACGACGGCGTGATCCGCGAGAGCGGCATGAGCCAGGACGCCCGTCCGGGGAAGCCGGCCGTCATGCTCGAGTTCGACCAGCGCGCCGTGCAGGTGATCGCCCTCGACCTCAGCACTCCCGGACGGATCACCGGCGCCCTCGCGACCCCCGACGGCCGCATCGACCACCGTGCCGACGTCGCGCTGGACGACGCGGATCCAGCCACCGCGATCGCCGCCCTCGCCGTCGACCTGGCCGGGCGTGCGAGCAGCGCCCCGCTCGGCATCGGCATCGGCGCCCCGTCCGGATCGCCCGCTCTCCTCGGCCTCGGGCCGCGTCTGGCCGACGACCTCGCCCTGCCCGTGCACGTGTTCGACGACGCCGACCTGGTCGCCGACGCGGAGCTGCGGTTCGGCGCGGTCGGCACCGACTTCCTGCTCGTGCGCCTCGGCGGTCGCATCGGCACCGCGATCCGGGTGGTGGGCGACGACGGCGCGCCCGTCGAGCGGTCGATCGGCGCCCGCGAGCTCGCCCACGTCGTCGCCGGCGGAGACCCCGGCGACCGCTGCCTGTGCGGACGCGACGGCTGCGTGCACGCGTGGGCGTCGACGCCCGCGCTGCGCCGCCGTCTCGACGAGCCCGGCGCAGACCGAGACGCGGTGCTCGCCGAGGCGGGGGCGCGACTGGGCACCTCGCTCTCCGTGATCGCCGCGGCCGTCGACCTTCCGTCGATCCTGCTGAGCGGACCGTCCGACATCGCCACACCCGCGTTCGTCGAGGCCACGGCGACCGCGGTCCGCGCGGCGTCGCACCCCTCGCTCGGGCCCGCGGTCGCCTCCAGCACGCTCGACGACGCGGTGCTGCGCGGGGCCGCCGCCCGCGTGGTCGCTGCAGCGTTCAGCCCCCGCTGA
- a CDS encoding ROK family protein, which produces MFTTDDALDTQAAVRRANLRRALQLVFQASGTQTRAGIARATGLTAATSSSLVAELIDSRLVVEGEQAVSTGGKRATTLSVDGAHHLILVLVVQPTSAHVALVALDGTALDARTVAYTPATRDRVLDDTVAEAAARFGARLLAVGVQLPGTTDGRTVLESVQLEWQDVPLAERFEAIAGAPVLLLNDVDAEAIAEAGMDETPSGYRLFVHLGGGVGAAVTLDGELAPGPRDRAGEIGHVQVVFGDAARPCRCGQRGCLESAAALGPMLGEDFTDELDLPAVRALVARADQGQIDEGARALARAVKLISALLDPIEVVIGGPATELGPRFLERVREESGYPARGTQQPPIRYADPRVPLSAGAAQAALTAALGVRWSPQQLRAAAAPRP; this is translated from the coding sequence ATGTTCACCACCGACGACGCGCTGGACACCCAGGCCGCCGTCCGCCGTGCGAACCTGCGCCGAGCCCTGCAGCTCGTGTTCCAGGCGTCTGGCACCCAGACCCGCGCCGGCATCGCCCGGGCGACCGGGCTCACCGCCGCCACCTCCTCCTCGCTCGTCGCCGAGCTGATCGACAGCCGGCTGGTGGTCGAGGGCGAGCAGGCCGTCAGCACCGGCGGCAAACGCGCCACCACCCTGAGCGTCGACGGCGCCCACCACCTGATCCTCGTGCTCGTCGTGCAGCCCACCAGCGCGCACGTCGCCCTCGTCGCGCTCGACGGGACCGCGCTCGACGCACGCACGGTCGCCTACACCCCCGCGACGCGCGACCGCGTGCTCGACGACACGGTGGCCGAGGCGGCGGCCCGCTTCGGCGCCCGGCTCCTCGCCGTCGGCGTGCAGCTGCCCGGCACCACCGACGGGCGGACCGTGCTGGAGAGCGTGCAGCTGGAGTGGCAGGACGTGCCGCTGGCCGAGCGGTTCGAGGCCATCGCGGGCGCGCCCGTGCTGCTGCTCAACGACGTCGACGCGGAAGCCATCGCCGAGGCCGGGATGGACGAGACGCCGTCGGGCTACCGGCTGTTCGTGCACCTCGGCGGCGGAGTCGGTGCGGCGGTCACCCTCGACGGCGAGCTCGCCCCGGGGCCGCGCGACCGTGCGGGCGAGATCGGGCACGTGCAGGTCGTGTTCGGAGACGCCGCGCGCCCGTGCCGGTGCGGCCAGCGCGGGTGCCTGGAGTCCGCCGCCGCGCTCGGGCCCATGCTGGGCGAGGACTTCACCGACGAGCTCGACCTCCCGGCCGTGCGCGCCCTCGTCGCCCGCGCCGACCAGGGGCAGATCGACGAGGGTGCCCGTGCGCTCGCCCGTGCGGTCAAGCTGATCAGCGCGCTGCTTGACCCGATCGAGGTCGTGATCGGCGGACCGGCGACCGAGCTGGGACCCCGGTTCCTGGAGCGCGTGCGGGAGGAGTCCGGCTATCCGGCGCGGGGCACCCAGCAGCCGCCCATCCGCTACGCCGACCCCCGGGTCCCGCTCTCCGCCGGTGCCGCGCAGGCCGCGCTCACCGCCGCGCTCGGGGTGCGCTGGAGTCCGCAGCAGCTGCGCGCCGCCGCCGCCCCTCGCCCCTGA
- a CDS encoding carbohydrate ABC transporter permease: MTVTETALVTTADSRGRRTPPIPGRRRRYTADQVSLPRVILRTAAGFLVLAIFVLPYLVMFFGSVKTKAQIRSVDPTYLPTEWHWENYLTMWSTPETPLPYNLVSTIVISVFATLLVLLVSLPAAYYTARFTFPGRMVFLFLVIVTQMLQPAVLTSGLFRQFTTLGLGDTWAAMIFINAAFNLSFAVWIMHSFFAGIPKEVDEAAQIDGAGRLTVLFRINLPLVWPGIVTAIVFTFVACWNEFAASLVILSTDKNQPLSVALTKFVGQYETSWQYVFGVSIVAILPVIILFMLIEKRLVGGLTAGSVK, from the coding sequence ATGACCGTGACCGAGACCGCCCTCGTGACCACCGCCGACTCCCGTGGTCGCCGCACCCCGCCGATCCCCGGCCGTCGGCGCCGCTACACCGCCGACCAGGTGTCGCTGCCGCGCGTGATCCTGCGCACGGCCGCGGGATTCCTCGTGCTGGCGATCTTCGTGCTGCCGTACCTCGTGATGTTCTTCGGCTCGGTGAAGACCAAGGCGCAGATCCGCTCGGTCGACCCGACCTACCTCCCGACCGAGTGGCACTGGGAGAACTACCTCACGATGTGGTCGACGCCCGAGACGCCGCTGCCGTACAACCTGGTGTCGACGATCGTCATCTCGGTGTTCGCGACGCTGCTCGTGCTGCTGGTGTCGCTCCCGGCCGCGTACTACACGGCCCGGTTCACGTTCCCCGGCCGCATGGTGTTCCTGTTCCTCGTGATCGTCACGCAGATGCTGCAGCCGGCCGTGCTCACGTCGGGTCTGTTCCGGCAGTTCACCACGCTCGGCCTCGGCGACACGTGGGCCGCGATGATCTTCATCAACGCCGCGTTCAACCTGTCGTTCGCGGTGTGGATCATGCACTCCTTCTTCGCGGGCATCCCCAAGGAGGTCGATGAGGCGGCACAGATCGACGGCGCAGGACGCCTGACGGTGCTCTTCCGCATCAACCTGCCGCTCGTGTGGCCGGGCATCGTCACCGCGATCGTGTTCACCTTCGTGGCCTGCTGGAACGAGTTCGCCGCGTCGCTCGTGATCCTGTCGACCGACAAGAACCAGCCGCTGTCGGTGGCGCTGACGAAGTTCGTGGGTCAGTACGAGACCAGCTGGCAGTACGTGTTCGGCGTCTCGATCGTCGCGATCCTGCCGGTGATCATCCTGTTCATGCTGATCGAGAAGCGCCTGGTCGGCGGCCTCACCGCGGGCAGCGTGAAGTAG
- a CDS encoding carbohydrate ABC transporter permease, which yields MSQTTESSNLAGAATGRPRTPDAGAAGRGRPGGRDLLQALPWIAPALVLIIGVVLFPAGVMFFNSTRDISLSGLDKGSVGVDNFVTVFTFAEFWPIFFRTIVWVVSVVALTVVISLGLAQILNKAFPGRQLVRMAVIVPWAASVVMTTMVFYYSLEPYFGIFNKFLYDIGLSDDAVGYGWTKNPATAFTWSIVIAVFVSLPFTTYTILAGLQAVPADAIEAAKMDGAGPARTYWSIVLPQLRSALAVAILINIINVFNSLPILKVMTGSIPGYGADTIMTLIFKYIELQKKVDVASALSVVAFLIVIVIVAAYVKIVKPMKEV from the coding sequence ATGAGCCAGACCACAGAATCCTCGAACCTCGCGGGGGCGGCGACCGGCCGCCCCCGCACCCCCGACGCCGGGGCCGCCGGTCGCGGCCGCCCCGGCGGACGGGACCTCCTCCAGGCGCTGCCCTGGATCGCACCGGCACTGGTGCTCATCATCGGCGTGGTGCTGTTCCCCGCCGGCGTCATGTTCTTCAACTCGACGCGCGACATCTCCCTCTCCGGGCTCGACAAGGGCTCGGTCGGCGTCGACAACTTCGTCACCGTGTTCACGTTCGCGGAGTTCTGGCCCATCTTCTTCCGCACGATCGTGTGGGTCGTGTCGGTGGTCGCGCTCACCGTGGTGATCTCGCTCGGGCTCGCGCAGATCCTCAACAAGGCGTTCCCCGGGCGCCAGCTCGTGCGCATGGCCGTCATCGTGCCGTGGGCGGCCTCGGTCGTGATGACGACCATGGTGTTCTACTACAGCCTCGAGCCGTACTTCGGCATCTTCAACAAGTTCCTCTACGACATCGGGCTCTCCGACGACGCGGTCGGCTACGGGTGGACGAAGAACCCCGCGACCGCGTTCACCTGGTCGATCGTGATCGCCGTGTTCGTGTCGCTGCCGTTCACCACGTACACGATCCTCGCCGGGTTGCAGGCCGTGCCCGCCGACGCGATCGAGGCCGCGAAGATGGACGGCGCCGGTCCCGCCCGCACCTACTGGTCGATCGTGCTGCCGCAGCTGCGCAGCGCCCTCGCCGTGGCGATCCTCATCAACATCATCAACGTGTTCAACTCGCTGCCGATCCTCAAGGTGATGACCGGGTCGATCCCCGGCTACGGCGCCGACACGATCATGACCCTGATCTTCAAGTACATCGAGCTGCAGAAGAAGGTCGACGTCGCCAGCGCCCTGTCCGTCGTCGCCTTCCTCATCGTGATCGTGATCGTCGCGGCGTACGTGAAGATCGTCAAGCCCATGAAGGAGGTCTGA
- a CDS encoding extracellular solute-binding protein has translation MKKSLRFGAAAVAAVATLSLASCGFGGSGGDSGGDADGKTTLDLLVPSYSDATKGLWEDVIDGFEKENPDIDVKLEVQSWDNLEKVISTKIQAGEAPDIYNGGPFAGFVGDELLYPVKDVVSDEVYSDFQDSFIKNAEIDGTAYALPLIASARALFVNNTLLQQAGVEAPTNWDELLDAATKVSALGGGVAGYGMPLGSEEAQAEAAVWLWGGGGSFGDASEITIDTPENLVGAEQIKKMIDAGATQADPGSTQRSPLMDIFIQGKIGMQVGLPPTVGQIADSNPELDYSIVPIPTKDGSPFTLGVMDQLMAFQNDDDKKDAITKFFDYYYAPDVYVPWVQAEGFLPVTKSGAEKLSGEEALKPFLDVLPDAQFYPSTNPKWSAADGAFKSLFGQLQSKPAQDVLTEIQAQVDAG, from the coding sequence ATGAAGAAGTCACTGCGGTTCGGGGCGGCTGCCGTCGCGGCCGTCGCCACGCTGTCGCTCGCCTCGTGCGGATTCGGCGGTTCGGGCGGCGACAGCGGCGGGGACGCCGACGGCAAGACCACGCTCGACCTGCTCGTCCCCAGCTACTCCGACGCGACGAAGGGGCTGTGGGAAGACGTGATCGACGGGTTCGAGAAGGAGAACCCCGACATCGACGTGAAGCTCGAAGTGCAGTCGTGGGACAACCTCGAGAAGGTCATCTCCACCAAGATCCAGGCGGGCGAGGCTCCCGACATCTACAACGGCGGGCCGTTCGCCGGGTTCGTCGGCGACGAGCTGCTCTACCCGGTCAAGGACGTCGTGTCGGACGAGGTCTACTCCGACTTCCAGGACTCCTTCATCAAGAACGCCGAGATCGACGGCACGGCCTACGCCCTGCCGCTCATCGCCTCCGCGCGCGCCCTCTTCGTCAACAACACCCTGCTGCAGCAGGCGGGCGTCGAGGCGCCCACCAACTGGGACGAGCTGCTCGACGCGGCCACCAAGGTCTCCGCGCTCGGCGGCGGGGTCGCCGGATACGGCATGCCCCTCGGCTCGGAAGAGGCACAGGCCGAGGCGGCCGTGTGGCTGTGGGGCGGCGGCGGCTCGTTCGGTGACGCGTCCGAGATCACGATCGACACCCCCGAGAACCTCGTCGGTGCCGAGCAGATCAAGAAGATGATCGACGCCGGTGCGACCCAGGCCGACCCGGGCTCCACGCAGCGCTCCCCGCTGATGGACATCTTCATCCAGGGCAAGATCGGCATGCAGGTCGGCCTGCCGCCCACGGTCGGGCAGATCGCCGACAGCAACCCCGAGCTGGACTACTCCATCGTCCCGATCCCGACCAAGGACGGCTCGCCGTTCACGCTCGGCGTCATGGACCAGCTGATGGCGTTCCAGAACGACGACGACAAGAAGGACGCGATCACCAAGTTCTTCGACTACTACTACGCTCCCGACGTGTACGTGCCGTGGGTGCAGGCCGAGGGCTTCCTGCCCGTCACCAAGTCCGGCGCCGAGAAGCTGTCCGGCGAGGAGGCGCTCAAGCCGTTCCTCGACGTGCTGCCCGACGCGCAGTTCTACCCGTCGACGAACCCGAAGTGGTCGGCCGCCGACGGTGCGTTCAAGTCGCTGTTCGGTCAGCTCCAGTCGAAGCCGGCACAGGACGTGCTGACCGAGATCCAGGCGCAGGTCGACGCGGGCTGA
- a CDS encoding SIS domain-containing protein — MTENLPGAHMREELLSQPEMWQRAADLTAEQGRLPARGARVAVVGCGTSWFMAQSYAALRESTGHGETDAFAASEAFVDRGYDAIVALTRSGTTSEVLDLVERVRGRVRTVGVIGDPDSPLVSLVDDAVLLPFADEQSVVQTRFATTALALFRASLGEDLSGAIADATAVLAEPEVDAELRDAEQYTFLGRGWTIGLAHEAALKLRESSQSWTEAYPSMDYRHGPIAIAAPGRVTWQFGDAPDGLADEVRATGARFEHRAIDPLADLVRLHRTALDRALARGLDPDQPRNLTRSVILDA, encoded by the coding sequence ATGACCGAAAACCTGCCCGGCGCGCACATGCGCGAAGAACTCCTCTCGCAGCCGGAGATGTGGCAGCGCGCCGCCGATCTCACCGCCGAGCAGGGGCGGCTGCCCGCCCGCGGGGCCAGGGTCGCGGTCGTCGGATGCGGCACCTCCTGGTTCATGGCGCAGTCCTACGCCGCGCTGCGCGAGTCCACGGGACATGGGGAGACCGACGCGTTCGCCGCCTCCGAGGCCTTCGTCGACCGCGGCTACGACGCCATCGTCGCCCTCACGCGGTCCGGCACCACGAGCGAGGTCCTCGACCTGGTCGAGCGCGTGCGCGGACGCGTGCGCACCGTGGGCGTCATCGGCGACCCCGACTCCCCGCTGGTCTCGCTCGTCGACGACGCCGTGCTGCTGCCGTTCGCCGACGAGCAGTCGGTCGTGCAGACCCGCTTCGCCACCACGGCCCTCGCCCTCTTCCGCGCCTCGCTCGGGGAAGACCTGAGCGGGGCGATCGCCGACGCGACCGCCGTGCTCGCCGAGCCCGAGGTCGACGCCGAGCTGCGTGACGCGGAGCAGTACACGTTCCTCGGACGGGGCTGGACCATCGGGCTCGCGCACGAGGCCGCCCTCAAGCTGCGCGAGTCGTCGCAGTCGTGGACCGAGGCCTACCCGTCGATGGACTACCGCCACGGCCCGATCGCGATCGCCGCCCCCGGCCGTGTCACCTGGCAGTTCGGCGACGCCCCCGACGGGCTCGCCGACGAGGTGCGTGCCACGGGCGCCCGCTTCGAGCACCGCGCCATCGACCCCCTCGCCGACCTCGTGCGCCTGCACCGCACGGCCCTCGACCGTGCCCTCGCGCGGGGACTCGACCCCGATCAGCCGCGCAACCTCACGCGATCCGTCATCCTGGATGCATGA